In Panacibacter ginsenosidivorans, the following proteins share a genomic window:
- a CDS encoding ABC transporter permease, protein MFGNYFKTAWRNLVRNKAFSAINILGLALGITCSLLIILWVQDERSVDGFHTNGKQLYQVYERNYYDGKIDASYPTQGLLAEELKRVVPEVQYASSLDYAAQAGSSNTFEAANKINKMQGSFAGEDFFKMFSYHLLQGKAETALNAPNVIAISRRMAEQFFGSVTNAVGKTIRFDNKEDLQVTAVFENVPANSSVQFDFLRSWIDYVKQNDWVHNWGNTSPSTFVQLRVDANPAKVGEQIKDFIYKYQQKDNTFRMELALQPYAEKYLHSTFKNGYVDGGRIEYVRLFIIVAIFILLIACINFMNLATAQSARRAKEVGLRKVIGAARFSLIKQFIGEAMMLTFFSMIIAFTLTVLLLPAFNSLTGKQLSLPFTEPAFWFSLIGLLLVTGFIAGSYPALFLSSLKPIRVLKGSLKFSGGATFFRQAMVVLQFSLSVIFIAGMIIIYKQMDYIQTKNIGYDRENLVYIPIEGDLVKNYELLKDEATKMPGVVSVSKMRNSPTVIEHHTGSITWPGKDPNLTISFADGVVGYDFIKTMKLQLMDGRDFSKDFGADSIAFILNETAASRMGFQHAVGQTVTWGNHPGKVIGVIKDFHFNSMHQAIDPLIVRLDENWNWGTILVRTEAGKTKETLSGLEKICKELNPKFPFTFQFSDQEYTKLYNSEQVVSKLSDYFAFLAIFISCLGLFGLATFTAAQRTKEIGVRKVLGASVPNIVSLLSANFLKPVAISMLIAFPIAWYAMNQWLQGFAYKVSIDWWVFALAGLVTVCIALITVSYQSIKAALRNPVKSLRTE, encoded by the coding sequence ATGTTTGGGAATTATTTCAAAACGGCGTGGCGCAACCTTGTTCGTAACAAGGCTTTTTCAGCTATCAATATTCTTGGGCTGGCATTAGGTATTACCTGTAGTTTGCTCATCATACTCTGGGTACAGGATGAACGTAGTGTTGACGGTTTTCACACAAATGGCAAACAATTATACCAGGTATATGAGCGTAATTATTATGATGGAAAAATAGATGCATCTTATCCCACGCAAGGTTTGCTGGCTGAAGAATTGAAAAGAGTAGTTCCTGAAGTGCAATACGCAAGCAGCCTTGATTATGCGGCACAGGCAGGAAGCAGCAACACTTTCGAAGCTGCTAATAAGATCAATAAAATGCAGGGCTCTTTTGCAGGCGAGGACTTCTTTAAAATGTTTAGCTATCATTTATTGCAGGGGAAAGCAGAAACAGCTTTGAATGCACCAAATGTTATTGCTATTTCCCGCAGGATGGCTGAACAATTTTTCGGCAGTGTTACAAATGCTGTTGGAAAAACGATACGTTTTGATAACAAGGAAGACCTGCAGGTAACCGCAGTGTTTGAAAATGTTCCTGCCAATTCTTCTGTGCAATTTGATTTTTTGAGAAGCTGGATCGATTATGTAAAACAAAACGATTGGGTGCATAACTGGGGGAATACAAGTCCATCAACTTTTGTGCAATTACGTGTAGACGCAAACCCAGCTAAAGTAGGAGAGCAGATCAAAGATTTTATTTACAAGTACCAGCAAAAAGATAATACATTCCGCATGGAGCTTGCATTACAGCCTTATGCAGAAAAATATCTTCACTCAACTTTTAAAAATGGCTATGTTGATGGCGGGCGAATAGAATATGTAAGGTTGTTTATTATTGTCGCCATATTTATATTGCTGATAGCCTGTATTAATTTTATGAATCTTGCAACTGCACAATCTGCAAGAAGAGCGAAGGAAGTTGGTTTACGTAAAGTAATTGGCGCTGCACGCTTCTCATTGATCAAACAGTTTATTGGCGAAGCAATGATGCTTACATTCTTTTCAATGATCATTGCGTTTACATTAACAGTACTTCTGTTACCTGCTTTCAATAGTCTTACAGGAAAACAATTATCACTTCCATTTACAGAACCGGCTTTCTGGTTCTCATTAATTGGATTATTATTAGTCACAGGTTTTATTGCAGGAAGTTATCCTGCACTTTTCCTGTCCTCATTAAAGCCGATTAGAGTTTTAAAAGGCAGTTTGAAATTTAGCGGAGGTGCAACTTTCTTTCGGCAGGCAATGGTCGTTTTACAATTTTCATTGTCCGTTATTTTTATTGCAGGTATGATCATTATCTACAAACAGATGGATTATATCCAAACAAAGAACATTGGTTACGATCGTGAGAACCTTGTGTACATTCCTATTGAAGGAGACCTTGTAAAGAATTATGAGCTGCTCAAAGACGAAGCCACAAAGATGCCGGGTGTGGTAAGCGTCTCAAAGATGCGTAATTCACCCACGGTTATAGAACATCATACTGGAAGTATAACATGGCCCGGCAAAGATCCTAATCTCACTATCTCTTTTGCTGATGGCGTAGTTGGTTATGATTTTATAAAGACCATGAAGCTGCAATTGATGGATGGCCGTGATTTCTCTAAAGATTTTGGCGCTGATTCTATAGCATTTATTCTAAACGAAACGGCCGCTTCAAGAATGGGTTTTCAGCATGCTGTTGGACAGACAGTAACATGGGGAAATCATCCTGGTAAAGTGATTGGTGTTATAAAAGATTTTCACTTCAATTCCATGCACCAGGCAATTGACCCGCTTATTGTGCGCCTCGATGAAAACTGGAACTGGGGCACTATACTTGTAAGAACCGAAGCCGGCAAAACAAAAGAAACACTCAGTGGTCTTGAAAAAATTTGCAAAGAACTAAATCCAAAATTTCCATTCACTTTCCAGTTCTCTGACCAGGAATATACGAAGTTGTATAACAGCGAACAGGTGGTAAGCAAACTGTCGGATTACTTTGCCTTTCTTGCAATCTTTATTTCCTGTCTTGGGTTATTTGGTTTGGCAACATTTACTGCAGCGCAACGCACTAAAGAAATTGGTGTGCGAAAAGTGTTGGGTGCATCGGTTCCCAATATTGTTTCATTATTGTCCGCTAATTTTTTAAAACCTGTTGCCATCTCAATGCTCATTGCATTTCCCATTGCATGGTACGCTATGAACCAGTGGTTGCAAGGCTTTGCATATAAAGTTTCCATTGATTGGTGGGTATTTGCATTGGCGGGATTAGTTACTGTTTGCATCGCGTTGATCACAGTAAGTTATCAAAGTATAAAAGCTGCATTGCGTAATCCAGTGAAGAGTTTGAGAACGGAGTAA
- a CDS encoding ABC transporter permease: MFKNYFTIALRNLSRNKIYAFINIAGLSIGLACAMLILLYVKDEVSYDRFHDNVQNIYRITTQQFEKDGGKGRKDGNTGALQGPRFTANVPGIKTFVRVQSGYEDIKMGNEVKSQDLLKVDSSFFSVFSFPLLSGDRKSCLAEPHSVVISEDVAKKQFGTTDALGKIIMLKEDTVFVPYKVTAISKKCPQNSSIKFDMLVPINISAEDASNNENWFNFFLNTFVVLKPNTNMQAVETKMQRFYTEDSKDALKVLTEKYGDMGWKSVYQLQSFVDMHLSVELPPQNGLSDASNPMYSYILSGIALFILLIACINFVNLTVARSVKRAKEIGIRKVVGGDRKQLIMQFLGESFLLCFIAFVFAIILVQLVLPLFNSLSNKVLAISYLFDAKLIAAYLVLFLVTGLLAGFYPALVLSGYNPVQTLYSRFNLSGKNYLQKTLVVLQFSLASFLIIATFTIYAQFNYLTTEKLGYDDSNLVMINKNNLTRNEVGLLKTELMKNPNIIDVAPRNGGQWGTAAKVNGDSVIQFTYETVNESYIPLLKIPILQGRNFSAQFPSDSTNSVLVNESFVKKAGWKNPVGQTVDFWYDNKKYTVIGVVKDYHFNSLNQEIGPELFTMKAGNTYGMAYIKIKPNSETSSLKQIEQTYKKLFPLNPYSYTFKNEANIRSYEAEAKWKQIMLFSAILTIFVSCIGLFGLSVLSAEKRTKEIGIRKVLGASVSGVVTILSKDFLKLVAIALIIAIPLAWMAANKWLENYPYRIELSWQMFAAAGALVIFIALVTVSFQAVRAALSNPAKSLRTE, from the coding sequence ATGTTTAAAAATTATTTCACTATTGCATTACGGAACTTATCAAGGAATAAAATTTATGCTTTCATCAATATTGCAGGATTAAGTATTGGGCTTGCCTGTGCCATGCTTATTCTATTGTATGTAAAAGATGAAGTAAGTTACGACCGCTTTCATGATAACGTACAAAACATTTATCGTATTACGACACAGCAATTTGAGAAGGATGGCGGGAAAGGGCGCAAAGATGGGAATACAGGCGCTTTGCAGGGACCACGTTTTACAGCGAATGTACCGGGCATAAAAACTTTTGTCAGGGTACAAAGTGGCTATGAAGATATTAAAATGGGTAACGAAGTAAAATCGCAGGATCTTCTGAAAGTAGACTCCAGTTTCTTTTCTGTATTTTCTTTTCCATTGCTGAGTGGTGACCGCAAAAGCTGTTTGGCAGAGCCACATTCAGTGGTGATCTCTGAAGATGTAGCTAAAAAACAATTTGGAACTACCGATGCACTTGGTAAAATTATTATGCTGAAAGAGGATACCGTATTTGTGCCTTACAAGGTAACAGCCATTTCGAAAAAGTGCCCGCAAAATTCTTCTATTAAATTTGATATGCTGGTTCCTATAAATATATCAGCAGAAGATGCTTCGAACAATGAGAATTGGTTTAACTTTTTTCTTAACACGTTTGTAGTACTGAAGCCTAACACGAATATGCAGGCTGTTGAAACAAAGATGCAAAGGTTTTACACAGAAGACTCAAAAGATGCACTTAAGGTATTAACAGAAAAGTACGGCGATATGGGCTGGAAAAGTGTTTATCAATTACAGTCTTTTGTTGATATGCATTTAAGCGTAGAGCTTCCTCCTCAAAATGGCCTATCAGATGCGAGCAATCCAATGTATTCTTACATTCTTTCTGGTATTGCATTGTTCATCTTATTAATTGCCTGTATCAACTTTGTAAATCTTACAGTGGCACGCTCGGTAAAGCGTGCAAAGGAAATTGGCATCCGTAAAGTTGTCGGTGGCGATAGAAAGCAACTTATCATGCAATTTTTGGGAGAATCATTTTTGTTGTGCTTCATTGCTTTTGTGTTTGCAATAATACTTGTGCAGCTGGTATTACCATTGTTCAATAGTCTTTCCAATAAAGTACTTGCTATTAGCTATTTATTCGATGCAAAGCTAATTGCAGCTTACCTTGTTTTATTTCTTGTAACAGGCTTACTGGCAGGGTTTTACCCGGCGTTGGTTTTGTCTGGTTACAATCCTGTACAAACACTGTACAGCCGTTTTAATCTTAGCGGTAAAAATTATTTGCAAAAGACATTGGTGGTATTGCAATTCTCACTTGCTTCTTTTTTGATCATTGCCACGTTTACGATCTATGCACAATTCAATTACCTGACCACAGAAAAACTAGGGTACGATGACAGCAATCTCGTAATGATAAATAAAAATAATCTTACGCGCAATGAAGTTGGTCTGCTGAAAACTGAATTAATGAAGAACCCCAACATCATTGATGTAGCGCCCAGGAATGGCGGTCAGTGGGGCACTGCAGCAAAAGTAAACGGCGATTCAGTTATACAGTTTACCTATGAAACAGTAAATGAAAGCTATATACCGTTGTTAAAGATTCCCATTTTGCAGGGAAGAAATTTCTCAGCTCAGTTTCCTTCTGATTCTACTAATTCAGTTTTGGTAAATGAATCTTTTGTAAAAAAGGCAGGCTGGAAAAACCCGGTGGGGCAAACTGTTGATTTTTGGTACGACAATAAAAAGTACACAGTAATTGGTGTTGTGAAAGATTATCATTTCAATTCGTTGAACCAGGAAATAGGCCCGGAATTATTTACTATGAAAGCAGGTAATACTTACGGTATGGCATATATAAAAATAAAACCCAACAGTGAAACTTCGAGTCTTAAACAGATTGAACAAACTTATAAAAAACTCTTTCCTCTAAATCCTTATAGTTACACATTTAAGAATGAAGCAAATATCCGCAGCTACGAAGCAGAAGCAAAATGGAAACAGATCATGTTGTTCAGCGCTATACTTACCATATTTGTTTCATGCATCGGGTTGTTTGGATTATCAGTATTGTCCGCAGAAAAGCGCACCAAAGAGATAGGCATACGCAAAGTGTTGGGTGCCTCTGTAAGCGGCGTGGTTACAATACTTTCAAAAGACTTTTTAAAATTAGTAGCTATTGCATTGATCATTGCTATTCCATTAGCCTGGATGGCAGCAAACAAATGGCTGGAGAATTATCCCTACAGAATTGAACTTAGCTGGCAAATGTTTGCTGCTGCTGGTGCATTGGTCATATTCATAGCGTTGGTAACAGTAAGCTTTCAGGCAGTAAGGGCGGCGCTTTCCAATCCTGCAAAGAGTTTGAGAACAGAATAA
- a CDS encoding ABC transporter permease produces MFKNYFKTAFRSLTRNRNYTIINIAGLAVGIAVCMMIFIIIQYQTSFDDFHAKKDRVYRVLTESHHADAGNITYAKNVPFPMPANLKTAFPQLEQVAPVYASHNDELQVLDDNGTPVKNFKEQSGVFYTSPSFFNMFNFPLLAGSYESLKDPNNVLLTKEIAENYFGDWKSAVGKTIKIRGYYSMGAGLFQFPATALKVSGILATIPANTDFQLKLVVAWGTDFTGDKEYGFEQPQWNQSAPDFGCYVLLPPNISVDNFNQQLSAFAQKMATADNKDNYILQPISAVHYDGAAGNYSNKTISHELINVLWLIAAFILLIACVNFINLSTAQAVTRAKEVGVRKVLGSNKFQLQIQFIIETFLIVTIAVILAAVITLIALPYVNKLLELSLSFNILNNPSIILFLLAVTIVVTALAGFYPSIVLSRFNPVNALKSKLTVNTTKGISLRRGLVVFQFIIAQALIIGTLVIIQQMNYFMNQPLGFDKDAIVNVPYRPDSTGGKLTDYLKQQLLSNGVQSVSFNSNSPLEDNNNMFTTFKFDNAIKDADFQAISKFVDNDYVSTYKLQLVAGKNLKPSGYTQEFLVNESFVKSLGLKKPEDILGKEISIMNGLIKCPVVGVVKDFNDRSLRQSLAPLLMATNSTMYRQASIKLSTTNITSSMQSIKKIWEQTFPNYVYEYRFLDEKIDSFYKQENQLSQLYKIFAAIAIFLSCLGLYGLASFMAVQKIKEVGIRKVLGATSGSIVYLFSKEFIILIAIAFAIATPLAWYFMNKWLQDYVYRIDISWWLFAAGGLVAIIIALATISYQAIKAAIANPVKSLRTE; encoded by the coding sequence ATGTTTAAGAACTATTTTAAAACTGCATTCAGAAGTTTAACCCGCAACAGGAATTACACTATTATCAACATCGCCGGGTTGGCTGTTGGTATTGCTGTTTGTATGATGATCTTTATCATTATACAATATCAAACAAGCTTTGATGATTTTCATGCAAAGAAAGACCGTGTGTACCGTGTGTTGACTGAATCTCATCATGCAGATGCGGGAAATATTACTTACGCGAAAAATGTTCCATTTCCTATGCCTGCAAATTTAAAAACTGCCTTTCCTCAACTTGAACAGGTAGCTCCGGTTTATGCAAGCCATAATGATGAATTACAGGTGCTTGATGATAACGGAACGCCTGTAAAAAATTTTAAAGAACAAAGTGGTGTGTTTTATACGTCACCTTCATTCTTTAACATGTTTAATTTTCCGCTGCTCGCAGGTTCATACGAATCATTGAAAGATCCGAACAATGTATTGCTTACAAAAGAGATTGCAGAAAATTATTTCGGTGACTGGAAATCAGCAGTAGGTAAAACCATTAAAATAAGAGGATACTACAGCATGGGTGCAGGATTGTTTCAGTTTCCTGCAACAGCATTAAAAGTTTCCGGCATTCTTGCAACAATACCTGCAAATACAGATTTTCAGCTGAAGTTGGTGGTTGCGTGGGGAACAGATTTTACGGGAGATAAAGAATACGGATTTGAACAACCACAGTGGAATCAATCAGCACCAGATTTTGGTTGTTATGTTTTGTTGCCCCCGAATATTTCTGTTGATAATTTCAATCAGCAATTGAGTGCATTCGCACAAAAGATGGCAACCGCTGATAATAAGGATAATTATATTTTACAACCAATAAGTGCTGTGCATTACGATGGAGCAGCAGGAAATTACAGCAACAAAACAATCAGTCACGAATTGATTAATGTATTGTGGTTGATTGCTGCATTTATATTATTGATTGCCTGCGTAAACTTTATCAACCTGTCTACCGCACAAGCTGTTACCCGCGCAAAAGAAGTTGGCGTAAGAAAAGTTTTAGGAAGTAATAAATTTCAATTACAAATCCAATTCATTATTGAAACATTTTTGATAGTTACAATTGCTGTAATACTCGCGGCAGTTATTACACTGATTGCATTGCCTTATGTAAACAAACTTTTAGAGCTTTCGCTTTCATTCAACATACTAAACAATCCTTCAATTATTTTATTTCTTTTGGCTGTAACAATTGTTGTAACCGCACTTGCTGGTTTTTATCCTTCTATCGTCTTATCACGCTTCAATCCTGTTAATGCTTTAAAAAGTAAACTAACGGTAAATACTACAAAGGGGATTTCATTAAGAAGAGGATTGGTAGTATTTCAATTCATCATTGCACAGGCACTGATCATCGGAACACTTGTTATTATACAGCAGATGAATTATTTTATGAATCAACCGCTTGGCTTCGATAAAGATGCAATCGTAAATGTGCCTTATCGCCCCGATAGTACCGGTGGCAAGCTTACAGATTATTTAAAACAGCAGTTGTTATCGAATGGTGTGCAGTCAGTAAGCTTCAACTCCAACTCTCCGCTGGAAGATAATAATAATATGTTTACCACATTCAAATTTGACAATGCCATAAAGGATGCAGATTTTCAGGCTATTTCCAAATTCGTGGACAATGATTATGTGTCGACATATAAATTACAATTGGTAGCCGGAAAAAATTTGAAGCCTTCTGGTTACACGCAAGAGTTTTTGGTGAATGAATCATTCGTAAAAAGTTTAGGGCTTAAAAAACCGGAAGACATACTTGGCAAAGAAATAAGCATAATGAATGGTTTAATAAAATGTCCTGTTGTTGGTGTAGTTAAAGATTTTAATGACAGGTCTTTACGCCAAAGTCTGGCTCCATTGCTTATGGCTACAAACAGCACTATGTATCGCCAGGCTTCCATAAAACTTTCAACCACAAACATTACTTCTTCAATGCAATCCATCAAAAAAATATGGGAGCAAACATTTCCAAACTATGTTTATGAATACAGGTTTCTTGATGAAAAAATTGATAGTTTTTACAAACAGGAAAACCAGTTATCGCAGTTGTATAAAATTTTTGCGGCAATAGCGATATTCCTTAGCTGTCTTGGTTTGTATGGATTAGCCTCATTCATGGCAGTGCAGAAAATAAAAGAAGTTGGGATTCGAAAAGTGCTGGGTGCAACTTCGGGCAGCATCGTTTATTTGTTTTCAAAAGAATTTATCATACTCATTGCAATTGCTTTTGCGATTGCCACACCTCTTGCATGGTATTTTATGAATAAATGGTTGCAGGATTATGTTTATCGCATCGACATCAGTTGGTGGTTATTTGCTGCGGGCGGGCTTGTTGCAATAATTATTGCACTTGCAACAATAAGTTACCAGGCAATAAAAGCGGCTATCGCAAATCCCGTAAAGAGTCTGAGAACGGAATAA
- a CDS encoding ABC transporter permease, which translates to MIKNYFKIAWRNLKASKFYSVVNISGLAVGLATGIMLLLWVQNECSYDTFNQQYKNIYQLNSHITLETKSLAWQGAPGPLAIMSKKIPGVISVLRLVSDNENPTLSDKVLSNIDQTKVFDNNNIIYAESNFLNFFNYKLLHGNRNAFLPNSYSVALTQSTAKKLFGTDDAIGKIVQFDKNNFTVTSVLQDFPHNSSLQYDAIFPVDYYARQFAAHGGNHGWKTIDEDVNDYSFRTFLLLNPNANTSTIETKLTHLFNAMKNGQTPTTFQLQNLGDLHLTGIDGDNSALQMVRIMALVAILILIIASINYVNLSTARALTRIKEISIKKIIGAKRRQLFLQFITETVLTFMFAIIIAIALIVLLKPLYDRITGEQLILSLSNFSMLKIWFFTLLGTILISSIYPAMLLSSFNPLGTVRDKSFLGINTSSFRKLLVVLQFVISFILLVGTIIMGKQMEYISNKDLGYDKNYVFTVSFPEEATKNADAIENELLLQKGILNVSFSSAGDITNVTEISGDIIWDGKKDNVPFMLWRVQADKNFIPTMKYQFIAGTNFTGTASDDNKYILNETAVKAMGLKPPYVGTKIGYGNADGEILGVVKDFNFKSLKDPVAPLIIRTSGLKNILYVRTTGAGAQSAIKAVESQYKKNANDAPFSYDFLDKTFESHYQSQQRTGTLFTTFAAIAIFISCLGLFGLATYTAQVKTKEIGIRKVLGASVGSVVQLISKDFLKLVIIATVIATPLAYWSMNKWLQDFAYRIDISWWMFASAGILVILIALFTVSFQAIKAAVANPIKSLRTE; encoded by the coding sequence ATGATAAAAAACTATTTCAAAATAGCCTGGCGCAATTTGAAAGCGAGTAAATTTTACAGTGTCGTAAATATAAGCGGCTTGGCTGTGGGTTTGGCAACGGGAATTATGCTGCTGCTCTGGGTGCAAAATGAATGCAGCTACGATACATTTAACCAGCAATATAAAAATATCTACCAGTTAAATTCACACATTACTTTAGAAACTAAATCACTTGCCTGGCAAGGAGCACCCGGACCATTAGCTATAATGTCAAAAAAAATTCCAGGTGTAATTTCTGTTTTAAGATTGGTAAGCGACAATGAAAATCCAACGCTGTCTGATAAAGTGTTATCCAATATTGATCAAACAAAAGTATTTGACAACAACAATATTATTTATGCAGAAAGTAATTTTTTAAACTTCTTCAACTACAAATTATTGCATGGTAACCGCAATGCCTTTTTGCCGAATTCATATTCTGTTGCACTCACACAATCAACAGCCAAAAAATTATTTGGTACTGATGATGCCATTGGCAAAATTGTGCAGTTTGATAAAAATAATTTTACAGTAACCTCGGTTTTGCAAGACTTCCCGCACAACTCTTCTCTGCAATACGATGCTATCTTTCCGGTCGATTATTATGCCCGGCAATTCGCAGCGCATGGTGGCAATCATGGTTGGAAAACAATAGATGAAGATGTAAACGATTATAGTTTTAGAACATTTCTTCTGCTAAATCCAAATGCCAATACTTCAACTATTGAAACAAAACTTACACATTTATTTAATGCAATGAAAAATGGTCAGACTCCAACAACTTTTCAATTGCAAAACTTAGGAGACCTTCATCTTACAGGAATTGACGGCGATAATTCCGCATTGCAAATGGTAAGAATAATGGCTCTTGTTGCAATATTAATATTGATTATTGCAAGCATTAATTATGTAAACCTTTCTACGGCCCGGGCGCTTACAAGAATTAAAGAGATAAGTATAAAAAAAATCATTGGCGCAAAAAGAAGGCAATTGTTTTTGCAATTCATCACCGAGACAGTATTGACATTCATGTTTGCTATTATTATCGCAATTGCTTTAATTGTTTTATTGAAGCCATTGTATGATAGAATTACAGGAGAACAATTAATTCTTTCTCTGTCCAACTTTTCCATGTTAAAAATTTGGTTTTTCACACTGTTAGGAACAATACTTATTTCGAGCATTTATCCTGCAATGTTATTATCATCGTTCAATCCTTTAGGGACCGTGCGTGATAAAAGCTTTTTGGGTATTAACACCTCTTCATTCAGAAAATTATTAGTCGTTCTTCAATTTGTAATCTCGTTCATATTGTTAGTCGGCACAATTATAATGGGAAAGCAAATGGAATATATAAGCAATAAAGATTTGGGTTATGATAAGAATTATGTTTTTACTGTTTCATTCCCCGAAGAAGCAACGAAAAATGCTGATGCGATAGAAAATGAATTGCTATTGCAAAAGGGCATATTAAATGTTTCATTTAGCAGCGCAGGAGACATTACAAATGTAACAGAGATTTCAGGAGATATTATTTGGGATGGAAAAAAAGATAATGTTCCGTTTATGCTTTGGCGTGTACAAGCAGATAAAAACTTCATACCTACGATGAAGTACCAGTTTATTGCTGGAACAAATTTTACGGGAACGGCTTCTGACGATAATAAATATATTTTGAATGAAACTGCTGTGAAAGCTATGGGTTTAAAACCTCCTTACGTCGGAACAAAAATTGGCTACGGGAATGCTGATGGAGAAATATTAGGTGTAGTAAAAGATTTTAATTTCAAATCACTGAAAGATCCTGTTGCGCCTTTGATAATAAGAACGTCTGGATTGAAAAACATTTTATACGTACGCACAACAGGTGCAGGCGCACAGTCAGCCATCAAAGCCGTAGAATCACAGTATAAAAAAAATGCAAACGACGCACCTTTCTCTTACGATTTTCTTGATAAGACTTTCGAATCGCATTATCAATCGCAACAGCGTACAGGCACTCTGTTTACAACTTTTGCAGCGATAGCTATTTTTATTTCATGTCTTGGTTTGTTTGGATTAGCCACTTATACGGCGCAGGTAAAGACTAAAGAAATCGGCATCAGAAAAGTGCTCGGTGCAAGTGTTGGCAGCGTTGTGCAATTGATTAGTAAAGATTTTTTGAAGTTGGTAATTATAGCGACTGTAATTGCCACGCCGCTGGCTTACTGGTCAATGAATAAATGGTTGCAGGATTTTGCTTACCGAATAGATATATCATGGTGGATGTTTGCATCTGCAGGAATATTAGTAATTCTGATTGCATTGTTTACAGTAAGCTTTCAGGCAATAAAAGCAGCGGTTGCAAATCCAATAAAGAGTTTGAGAACGGAGTGA